ACTATAAAACGAATGACAAGTTAATGACTTATCCAGTCATATAATTTTGAATTCGAATCCAATGTATAGCGATTGTTTTTACCCTGTCCGAGTTCATTCATGACCTTTTGATAGTCATCAAAGTCATCTGAATGTTTATAATCAGAATTAGCGGTGATGATTTTTAACGATTGATAAGCATAGCCCTTCATATTATGTATAGGCACATTTCGATAACGATCACTTTCAATCGTATCTGTCGCAAATTTTTCAATCAATGTGATCCATTGTTTTTTGGAGTATCTCCCAATCGAGAATTCGCGATAAAACTGCTGACAGGCATTGATTAATAAGGCCTTGAATCTAGCAGGTGATATAGCTTCCTTGAAATTACAATTGAAATCAGTTAAAGGTTTATTAAAGATATTATTTATCGTTTTGTTATGCTGCTCTACCGGCTGCTCAACAGGAGTGTCAGAAGGATGCTCATTCAATTGTTCACCTTCTTGCGATACATTAACGATATAGATATTGGCTGATTGCTGATTATTTTTCCTTTTAGCATGATGAATAGACAAGACCTCTATTTTGGACAAGAGTCCAAAGAATCTTCTCACTGATGATAAGCTAACCTCCATCCTAAACCGTTCCTCAAACATTCTTAAGAAGTTTTGATGCGTAATCGAAAATACTCCTTCCGCATTGAGGGCAAGATCGGAAACAAGATACGTCATTCTTATTTGCAAGTCTGTCAGTTCCCACCTTTCCTTAACAACTTGTAAAAATTTCTCTTTGTAATATGGACCTTTACTGTACTTAACCAACTCTTCTGGTCTGCCGTTAACTAACATAGTAAACTTCCTCCTTGTCATACAAGATAATATACACCAGAAAAAATTTTGTGAATTTTCAGAACGACTTCTAGAGTTACAGCTATCTAACGAATAAGATTTCTTGCTTGCTCTTCTAGCTAGTTTCCCATAGAGCGAAATAAACATTAAAACCCTTATACGAGCCTCTAATTGTCATATACAGTTTTCCACTATCAGCGGGACCATGTGAAACTAATTTTATTGTTTGCTCCAGCCAGTTTAGCTCTCTAAGTTGCCAAAGCAGGTGGGCCGTCAGAACGTTTTTTTCCTTGTATATAAAACTCTCTAGTGACTTCATAGTTTGTAAATTTTAAGATGTTTAATTAAATCCATGAAGTTGTTGAAACTTCTCCGCTATTCCGCTATTTCTGATAGACGTTATTAACAAAAGTGATTCTGTGATTAATTCACAGTACTTTCACAATAACCAAACACCGAGAACGCTTCGATAAACATTTAAAGAACGGCTAGAAGTCTTGAAATAAGAATATTTCTTGGTTGGTATAATAGGATTTCACCTCTTTTATCAGCTCACCAACATGTAACCATGTGATATACAATATCAAGGAATTCACAAGCATTGAATAATTTTCCTAACGGGTGGTGACTGGCACTTTCTCTAATTCCTTACCTTACTAAAAATAAAACAACGATTGCTGATTAACACCTTAATCTATCTCTTGTAATAAAGATAGTGTAGAGTTATAAAAACCACGCCTTTATGTATGCTTTCAGATTGTATACATAAAGAAATTAAGAATGACCCAATAGGGACCGATTTTCTAAATTCCTTCTTTATTTTTTGCTTTTCTCCGATGAATAGACCGATCCTTATATACTTTTTAGGCCATTTGTGGACTTTCCCAATTCCAATTGGCCATCTTCTTCATGTTCTTGGCAGCGAAAATAAGCGTCACCTGCATGGACAATTTTTTGTCCCCTTAGGGTTGTCCATCGCATTCAATGCTTTTCTTTTGCATCCGCAAAGACTCGGTCAATCGTTACTTTGCGTTTGGTACATATCTTTGTATTCCAGGAGAGCTCATGAATGAGATTTATTTTTGAGCAACTTGGTATTGTAGCAGAGGTCGGTTCCGAAAATCTACCTAAAGAGGTAAGTTGAAGAAGCACTAATGAAATCGCTTTAAGAAGTCCAGAAGAGATAGTGGCATGCTGACATAAATACAACCATGAACATCTAAGTACACATGACAAAAAATATAGAAGAAAAGACCTCCCGCAAGTTCAGTGAACTTACAAAAGGTCTACTCTAAAATGTCTGATTATAGATTTTCATATAAAGAAATTTTCATTTCCCATCCATAACCTTTCTAATCCCTATATATCAAGGGGTTTGGGGGCAGAAGTACATCATGCCGCCCATTTTTTGGTGCTGTAACATCTTGCACCTTAATTGCATAAAGTGCGTAATATCAAAGTTTTACCGCTATTCAACTGTAACATCTTTCACGGAAATTAACGCTTGTTACTTCACTGCGTGAATAAAATGTAACCATCTTGTTTGCGGGTACCGGTAATACATATACTCGCGTTTCAATACTGTACTTCTTGCTATACTGGTTTGACCCTCTATTTTTACACACTATTTAATATGTAGTTTTTTATCCAAACAAGCAATATTACAAGTAATATTTTTCCTTGAAATTAATCATAATTACAGTATACTTAAATAAAATCTAAGTGAAAGGGAGTGTAAATATGTTCCGGGGAGTTTTGAGTATGGACTCATTTCTAAGAAAAATGCTACATATTATATCAGCAATTGGAACCTACTTGGTATTATTTGGTGTGATTTTCCTTATACAAAAATATACTTTAGGCATCCTTTTTTCTCTAAATAATAAAGCTTATTTGAACATCCCCCTCGACGTACTTATCTTCACTCCCTCAACTATTTTATTAATAAAACAATTTTTCGAAATTTCTTCACCCTACAGTAGTGACTAACCTTCTCGATTACTTTCTTCGAGAAGTTTTTTTATGTCTTCTGGTAGTTCAGCTTTAACTCTAGAAAAATTTTCAATGTTTCTATTTTTGATTTGCTCGTAGTTGTCTATACCATTTTTAAATTCATCTTCAAATAATCCCTTAAAATTCGCCTCGTATTCTTCATCTGAAGATGATATCCCTTTAAACTTACTCCCTGTGAGGAATATAAGCAGCAACCCAATGCCCAAAATTAAGTGAGGAGCATTAGAAACAAATTCTGTGAAACCTGGAGATTGAACATTTAATTTTAAATCTAAATCTTCCTTTTCGAACTCTTGCTCTATACCTTTAATATCATTAACCAAGGGAATAAGGTCGATAATACTATCCACAAATCTAATTAAATCATATGCAGGTATATCTCCCTCTTTCTTAACAGGCAAAACTAGAAATGCTTTATTATTCTTGATAAAGAAAGAGTGGAGCGTCCTATCAATAAAATGCGCATAATCATTTGCATTACTAATCGCCTGATGTGATTGCATCATCCTAAATAAATAGGGGTCTAATTCTAATCTTCTCACAGTTTTTATCCATTTTACTGTTCTTACTTTAACATATGGACAAGCCCCTTCATCTATTCTTGTATCACTTATCGATCTCATTCGAGGTTCACTCTCTATAATCCCGAATCTTATTAAAGTTGAATTCTCACTAGGTATCATTACGACATCACCTATTTTCATCTCATACAAAAAGCGATGTATTTGACCATAAATCCTACCCGGTTGTTCCTTTGGATAAGCTTCTGCTAATTCTTTAGTAATAGATTCATCCTTCTTTTTAGTTTTAAACATATCAAAATTAGTAAAGTCATCCCACCCCACAGCAATATAGTTTTCCGTAAAAAATTCTTCAAAATATGCTCCAGCATTAGTCCTAACTAACCAATAATTTCTGTTGTTATCAAGTTGAACTATAGGTAGATTATATTTTTGAATTAATTCATCAACTTCATATTCCATTTTATCCCTCCAATTCCTTATTTTATATTATAATTTATTTAATAATCTATCAATAATATTAGTAAGAAAGTAGGAAAATTATGAGTAGAAAATTATCAAATGAAATTGTTATGTATCTAGGTATATCTATAATACTAGGAGGTATATTTCCCGATTTCAGGAATAATCAGCAAC
This genomic window from Pradoshia eiseniae contains:
- a CDS encoding restriction endonuclease, with protein sequence MEYEVDELIQKYNLPIVQLDNNRNYWLVRTNAGAYFEEFFTENYIAVGWDDFTNFDMFKTKKKDESITKELAEAYPKEQPGRIYGQIHRFLYEMKIGDVVMIPSENSTLIRFGIIESEPRMRSISDTRIDEGACPYVKVRTVKWIKTVRRLELDPYLFRMMQSHQAISNANDYAHFIDRTLHSFFIKNNKAFLVLPVKKEGDIPAYDLIRFVDSIIDLIPLVNDIKGIEQEFEKEDLDLKLNVQSPGFTEFVSNAPHLILGIGLLLIFLTGSKFKGISSSDEEYEANFKGLFEDEFKNGIDNYEQIKNRNIENFSRVKAELPEDIKKLLEESNREG